The proteins below are encoded in one region of Kazachstania africana CBS 2517 chromosome 6, complete genome:
- the NSR1 gene encoding Nsr1p (similar to Saccharomyces cerevisiae NSR1 (YGR159C); ancestral locus Anc_4.61), which translates to MAKSTTKKVTKESKQKVEEKAAATSESSSSDSSSSSSSSSSSESESSSSDSSSSESESSSDSSSSESESSSSDDESSSEAEEESKKGEKKEESSSSESESESESEESKKEESKSESSSDSSSSSSSESESSDEEEEEKKEESKKRKAEESEESESKKSKTEGEPATIFVGRLSWSIDDEWLKNEFEHIGGVIGARVIYERGTDRSRGYGYVDFENKEYAEKAVKEMHGKEIDGREINCDMSTSKPAAGNNDRAKKFGDVPSEPSETLFLGNLSFNADRDNISEMFSKFGEIVSVRIPTHPETEQPKGFGYVQYTNVEDAKKALDALQGEYIDNRPVRLDFSTPRPPQNNSGFRGGRDGFRGGRGGNRGGRDGFRGGRGGNRGGFRSGSGANNAPLGQSRNTASFSGTKKTFD; encoded by the coding sequence ATGGCTAAATCTACTACAAAGAAAGTAACAAAGGAATCCAAGCAAAAggttgaagaaaaggcTGCTGCTACATCcgaatcttcttcttctgattcatcctcttcttcatcatcttcttcatcatctgaaaGTGAATCTTCATCCTCTGattcctcttcttctgaaagtgaatcttcttctgactcttcttcttctgaaagTGAGTCTTCCTCTTCTGATGACGAGTCCTCTTCTgaagctgaagaagaatccaAAAAGGgagaaaagaaggaagaatcttcatcttctgaaTCCGAGTCTGAATCTGAATCTGAGGAAtccaagaaagaagaatccAAGTCcgaatcttcttctgattcctcttcctcttcctcttccGAATCTGAAtcttctgatgaagaagaagaagaaaagaaagaagaaagtaaGAAGCGTAAAGCTGAAGAATCTGAAGAATCTGAATCCAAGAAATCCAAGACTGAAGGTGAACCAGCTACTATTTTCGTTGGTAGATTATCCTGGTCTATTGATGACGAATGGTTAAAGAACGAATTCGAACATATTGGTGGTGTTATCGGTGCTAGAGTTATCTACGAAAGGGGTACCGACAGATCCAGAGGATATGGTTACGTTGATTTCGAAAACAAAGAATATGCTGAAAAGGCTGTCAAGGAGATGCACGGTAAGGAAATCGACGGCAGAGAAATTAACTGTGACATGTCTACAAGTAAGCCAGCTGCTGGTAATAACGATAGAGCTAAGAAATTCGGTGATGTCCCAAGTGAACCATCTGAAACTTTGTTCTTAGGtaatttatctttcaatgctGACAGAGATAACATTTCTGAAATGTTCTCCAAATTCGGTGAAATTGTTTCTGTCCGTATTCCAACTCACCCAGAAACTGAACAACCAAAGGGTTTCGGTTATGTTCAATACACTAACGTCGAAGATGCTAAGAAGGCTCTAGATGCCTTACAAGGTGAATACATCGACAACAGACCAGTTAGATTAGATTTCTCCACTCCAAGACCACCACAAAACAACAGTGGTTTCAGAGGCGGCAGAGATGGTTTCCGTGGCGGTAGAGGTGGTAACCGTGGTGGTAGAGATGGTTTCCGTGGTGGCAGAGGCGGTAACCGTGGTGGTTTCAGATCTGGTTCCGGTGCTAACAACGCCCCATTAGGTCAATCCAGAAACACCGCTTCTTTCTCAGGTACCAAGAAAACTTTTGATTAA
- the RIM8 gene encoding Rim8p (similar to Saccharomyces cerevisiae RIM8 (YGL045W); ancestral locus Anc_4.62) has protein sequence MSLLKILKKGVPKKETNKKVSTNLIRQFYLNLDEPHRIWKPTEHISGEANLELQEDIINVRIKLSLIGELKVKMRASHPTTIKTKKKIKLIEKSTYLYGSPSVDEDSAENGIVNGLSKGTHKFPFKITIPNSKNSKKLFSSIKFERGSIYYYLQCSVERTDNKSTNLASCEADFQLIVPLDVTEYNQPKTKSVVLQSAAMVRHHNVDENGTATSSMFTKMTNNSNSSNGSSSSSSNENKTVSISVTLPKSGFTIGETIPVKINLKHYKPYYHLAGVITTLVRICRVGGINENEPTETFRKDICQNVSPIYIDKETLGFSCTALLKIPYDTFSSFNELKNFFTFQYYIEVMVNLSRKNLIYTESNKIIGGGDTDAKSEQGLSDVDTPKERRTSSKMATIEKSIQKKVLNLINHSSNTELITIDDNNELRSSNMTFKDMVDVENLKRLRNVTGMSIEIIVGTTRIDDTESVKEIDPPQEQERAYQNNDLNEWLCSSIYDNNIQPVPEYTPATSDFMVSVADDKQELERSRLKELEDEPDPY, from the coding sequence ATGTCATTGttaaagatattgaagaaaggCGTGCCTAAGAAAGAAACTAATAAAAAAGTTTCTACCAATCTTATAagacaattttatttaaatttggatGAACCTCATAGGATATGGAAACCAACTGAGCATATTTCCGGTGAGGCAAATTTGGAACTTCAAGAGGATATTATTAATGTGAGAATCAAACTTTCCCTAATCGGCGAGTTGAAAGTAAAGATGAGGGCAAGCCACCCAACTACAATAAAAAcgaaaaagaagataaaaCTGATCGAGAAATCTACTTATTTATATGGTAGTCCGTCTGTTGATGAAGATTCAGCTGAAAATGGGATTGTTAATGGATTGAGTAAAGGTACTCACAAATTCCCATTTAAGATAACGATACCCAATAGTaaaaatagtaaaaaaCTGTTCAGTTCAATCAAATTCGAAAGAGGATCAATATATTACTACTTACAATGTTCTGTAGAAAGAAcagataataaatcaacTAATTTGGCTAGTTGTGAAGCCGACTTCCAATTGATTGTTCCATTAGACGTTACAGAATATAACCAACCAAAGACAAAAAGTGTTGTTCTACAATCTGCAGCCATGGTACGACATCATAACGTGGATGAAAATGGAACAGCGACATCCTCAATGTTCACAAAAATGACAAATAactcaaattcttcaaatggttcatcatcatcatcatcaaatgaaaataaaaccGTTAGCATATCGGTAACACTACCTAAATCGGGGTTCACAATAGGAGAAACAATCCCagtaaagataaatttaaaacATTATAAACCATACTACCATTTAGCAGGTGTTATAACGACTCTTGTTAGAATATGCAGAGTTGGAGGAATAAATGAGAATGAGCCTACGGAGACTTTCAGGAAGGATATCTGTCAGAACGTCTCCCCAATCTACATCGATAAAGAAACACTGGGCTTTAGCTGTACTGCTTTACTCAAAATACCGTACGATACATTTAGTAGTTTCAAcgaattaaaaaatttcttcacaTTTCAATACTATATTGAAGTCATGGTAAATCTTTCGAGAAAAAACTTGATTTATACAGAATCCAATAAGATTATAGGTGGTGGCGATACAGATGCTAAGAGTGAACAAGGATTAAGTGATGTTGATACTCCGAAGGAGAGAAGAACTTCTTCCAAGATGGCAACCATTGAGAAAAgtattcaaaagaaagtttTAAACCTAATTAATCATAGCTCGAACACTGAATTAATTACCATTGacgataataatgaattaagATCTTCGAACATGACTTTCAAAGACATGGTTGACGTTGAAAACCTCAAGCGATTGAGAAATGTCACAGGCATGTCTATAGAAATTATCGTAGGTACGACTAGAATTGATGATACAGAATCCGTTAAAGAAATAGACCCACCGCAGGAGCAAGAAAGAGCATACCAGAATAATGATTTGAACGAATGGTTATGTTCATCAATCTATGACAACAATATTCAACCGGTACCTGAATACACACCGGCCACATCCGATTTCATGGTTTCTGTGGCTGATGACAAACAGGAGCTAGAAAGAAGTAGATTAAAAGAACTAGAAGATGAACCTGATCCATATTAG
- the MTR3 gene encoding exosome non-catalytic core subunit MTR3 (similar to Saccharomyces cerevisiae MTR3 (YGR158C); ancestral locus Anc_4.63), with product MNVQDRRRILGPSAAKPLAFAKPVSETEVAGTPQETPSIKTGIISNCNGSSIVENSKTSILCSVYGPKATRTSTFEARCELNVILKSDLFETNKLKELSYFLISLLESFICLDLYPKAGIDIFINLNIEEVNELSWYIPYIVSSIVLGLIDAEVEISNIVSCGYHEGNVICFDDRKIIGIWKDQGIFEESKFNAILVKCEEKSLENKLQIINYLGSK from the coding sequence ATGAACGTTCAAGATAGGAGGAGAATATTGGGTCCAAGTGCAGCTAAACCACTTGCATTTGCTAAACCAGTGTCAGAGACAGAGGTGGCAGGAACGCCGCAAGAAACACCTTCAATTAAGACAGGTATAATATCGAACTGTAATGGATCCAGTATAGtggaaaattcaaagactTCCATACTCTGTTCTGTTTATGGACCAAAAGCGACACGTACGAGTACCTTTGAAGCACGCTGTGAATTGAATGTTATATTGAAGAGTGACTTATTTGAGACGaacaaattaaaagaattaagCTACTTCTTAATTAGTTTATTAGAGAGTTTCATCTGTTTAGATCTTTATCCTAAGGCAGGTAttgacattttcattaactTGAATATAGAGGAAGTGAATGAGTTGAGTTGGTATATTCCATACATTGTGTCGAGTATCGTTTTAGGATTGATTGATGCtgaagttgaaatttcGAATATAGTGTCGTGTGGATACCATGAGGGAAATGTAATCTGTTTTGATGATAGGAAGATCATTGGTATTTGGAAAGATCAAGGTATTTTCGAAGAATCTAAATTCAATGCAATCTTGGTAAAAtgtgaagaaaaatctttAGAGAATAAATTACAGattataaattatttagGTAGTAAATGA
- the RNA15 gene encoding Rna15p (similar to Saccharomyces cerevisiae RNA15 (YGL044C); ancestral locus Anc_4.66): MQNSNLGTGSGNNTSNNPPSRIVYLGSIPYDQTEQQILDLCNNVGPVTNLKMMFDPTTGKSKGYAFIEFKDLESSASAIRNLNGYQLGSRFLKCGYSTNNDISNMNTTSTVSGGNMQKNDTVTNLRFSNLPPGIDVNINMTTPAMMISSELSKISKPQQLDFLQNFQAWSKENNDLAKDLLSEYPQLSYVIAELLLTNGICKVDDLTKLATAASNVESQNEPQMNRNPDLQLKQKELLRQVLNLNDSEISVLPNNEKMTLYDLKQRAMKGDFGLL; the protein is encoded by the coding sequence ATGCAGAATAGCAATCTTGGGACTGGTAGTGGCAATAACACGTCCAATAACCCACCTTCTAGAATTGTTTATTTGGGTTCAATACCATATGATCAAACAGAACAACAGATTTTAGACCTTTGCAACAACGTAGGACCTGTGACAAACTTAAAGATGATGTTTGACCCGACTACTGGCAAATCTAAAGGTTATGccttcattgaattcaaagatttagaATCAAGTGCCTCAGCAATtagaaatttgaatggcTATCAATTAGGTTCAAGATTTCTTAAATGTGGATATTCTACTAATAACgatatatcaaatatgaatacCACTAGTACAGTAAGTGGTGGCAATATGCAAAAGAATGATACTGTGACTAACTTGAGATTCTCTAATTTACCACCTGGTATCGATGTTAATATTAATATGACAACACCCGCAATGATGATATCGAGTGAACTTTCCAAAATAAGTAAACCTCAACAACTAGACTTTCTACAAAACTTTCAGGCTTGGTCAAAggaaaataatgatttgGCTAAGGATCTACTGTCTGAATATCCACAACTCTCCTATGTAATAGCTGAATTACTATTAACTAATGGTATATGTAAAGTTGATGATTTAACTAAACTTGCCACGGCAGCTTCAAACGTTGAGTCTCAAAATGAACCTCAAATGAACAGGAACCCAGATTtacaattgaaacaaaaagaattactAAGGCAAGTGctcaatttgaatgatagTGAGATTTCTGTCTTACCAAATAACGAAAAAATGACTCTATACGATTTAAAACAAAGAGCCATGAAAGGTGATTTTGGCTTATTATAA